The Rhododendron vialii isolate Sample 1 chromosome 1a, ASM3025357v1 region ACAAAATTTGAATTCTATAGGTCTACTGAGACAATAAGTAGGCATTTCAATGCTGTACTCCAAGCTGTCTTGCGCCTTCACCGAATGCTCCTAGAGACGCCCAACCTTGTACCTGCTAACTACGAAGACAATAGGTGGAATTGGTTTCAGGTATAGTCCTTTTGAATTGTTCATATGTCATCCATTGTCAAGCTTTCCTCTTTTACTTCCACATATTCACTTACGTTAATACTCTTGTCCACTTTTGTTAGAATTGTCTTGGGGCCTTGGATGGGACGTACGTGCCAGTAAATCCCCCGGCCGCGGATAGGCCACGATATAGGTCGAGGAAGGGTGATATTGCTACTAATGTCTTAGGTGTTTGTACCCGGGACCTTAAATTTGTCTATGTATTGTCTGGttgggaaggatcggccacAGACTCTAGAATCCTTGGAAATGCCATGGAAAGACCCCACGGTCTTAGAGTTCCCCGTGGTATGTTTCATATCCTAAGTTGTAGTTTACTTTGACTCCATTAAAGTTATCCACCCATCAATGTGTTGTCTTCCATTCGTTACAGGACAATATTACCTTGTTGATGCCGGCTACACCAATGGCAACGGTTTTTTAGCACCATACCGTGGACAGCGATATCACATTAACATTTGGAGGCAAGGTCACATGCCAATAAGCAAAGAGGAGTTCTTCAACATGAAACACTCTGCCGCTAGGAATGTCATTGAGAGAAGCTTCGGGGTTCTCAAGATGCggtttgcaattttgagatCTCCCTCGTATTACCCTATAAGGACTCAATGTCGTATCGTGTCAGCATGTTGTCTGCTTCATAACCTAATTAagagagagatgccgaacgaTCCCATTGAACACGAGTACACTGCGTGGGAACAAGCACATGTGAACGATGTCCCTGTTGATGATAACATTGTTAACGTTGAGAGTTCCAATGAGTGGACTGCGGGGAGGGATGCTCTAGCGGCGGCCATGTATAACCATTGGTTAGCCAATGGTGGGGGACAAGTGGAGGGCATCCTTCCTTGATTATATTTTCGTTTTGTGGTGTACAACATTGTAATTCTAATAATTCGAACTTGTTCGAAACTTATATTTGTGAACAACTTGTAACGTACTATTGAATTTGCCGGTATTTTTCATAACGTAATGTTTAAGGTCGTACTATTACAATTGTTGGCCACTTTTAAATGCATTTGCAGCTATGGCTACTAACGATGTGGAAGTAGTGGAAGTGGAAAGGCCTACAAAGCAAAAACGTAGGACTTGGAGGAAAAGGGAGGAGGATGCACTAATGAAGTGCATGCTCAATGAAGCAGCACAGAAGTGGAAGGCCGATAATGGCTTCAAAACGGGTTACttcacccatttggagaaggaGTTAGAGAAAGTGCTCCCGGGTTGCAACCTTAAGGCAAACCCCCACATTGACTCTAAGGTGAGGTATTGGAAATGCGTATGGGCTAGAATTGTAGACATTACAAACCTAAGTGGTTACGGGTGGGATGCGGTCAACAAACGCATCGACGTGGACCAAGTTGTATGGGATGCGTATGAAAAGGTAAGTCCCCATCTTGAATTCCAATGCTTTAAATTGAATATTAAGGCATGAGAATTCGTAGTAAATTTTTAAATGGTTGTGTAGGCCTATCCTAAAAAGGCCCAAGGCTTGTATGGGAAGTCTTTCCCGTACTTTGAAGATTGGCAAACCATATTTGGCAAGGATAGGGCTACGGGGGCAGCCGCCGAAGATTATGACGAAATGGCGCGGCCGGATATTCCCAATGAAAGTGTGGAGCCACACAACTCTACTGACTTTTACGATGCCCTATTCGATAACTACGATCAACATCTCCCCAATACTCCTACAACTCCCGTAACTCCTACAACTCCCGTAACTCCCACACCTCATTCGTCACTCCCCACGTCCACTCCCCATGGGTCAATGCCGGCGGCCAATGCTGGAGTCCCAAACAAGAGAAAGAGGACAAGAATGGGTGATGCAGAGTTGTCCATCCATGCGAGCATGGACAATTTCTTCAAGTCAAGTAGTACCTATATGGAGAAGATGGCCAATTCGTTTGGCTATGACAAAGAGTTATCCGCCCGACGCACGATGGTGAAAGATGAGTTATCGAAGCTTGATATCACCTTGACAGAGAAGTTCAAGCTAAGTGCAGTAATCGTGCAAGCGGAAGAGAGGGTGGATGACTTCTATGGGACTAAGCCCGAGGAGAGGCAAGCTTTTGTGGAGGCCATCCTTGCCGGTGAAGTGTATGGTCCCATCTAGTGGCATTGAGGAATGAATGCCTTTTTGAAGTGGCTAAAGTACCATTATAAGCAAGAATGGTACTTTACCCACTTTTTTTGTAGTGGCATAATTAGGAAGCCTTTTGTTAATCCCTAATGAACATTTGCTGCCTTTTGTAATGTAATATGGTACATGTGGATGCATAGTTTTTGCTAATATTTGGGAATGTATTATGAAGTATATATATGAACTAATGCACTTTGATCTTAAACTTGGCAATTTTGTACATTTGATGCATACATTTTGTTAATATTTGGGGATTGTAATATGAAGTTTGTTTGCATGACAGGTTGTTTGCAACTAAAGTGAGTCTTACTAGGGCAATGATGAAGCGATTAATTCTTATTTAAGGTAGATACCGTGGCGGGGTAACGGTAGTTGCAGCCATTGAGTTCCCTAATGATGGAATTATATTGTCGGAGCCCATTGAAGGCTATGATGAAATTTTTCTGAGCCGCTGTCCACTTACTGGTAGCTTTGTGGAGCATGTGCAgagtgtgtgtgtctgtgtgatTAGGTGCAGTTCAACTGTCATAAAAATCCTACCTAAACTGATGATCCATGGCAATGATGAATCAATCCATTAATAGGGCAATGATGACAAAATACATTAGTTGTGATTAACGTAGAAACATTGGCGGGGTAACAAATGTTGCAGCCATGACTACCCTTGTGATAACAAATATATGATCTGAGCCCTGTCATAACTCCAATGCAGTGCATGAATCAATGCAGTTAAGTAAATGGCAATGAAGGAATTTTGAACTGTTGGTTTCTATAGTGCTTATTGTAATTGCATAGAACATGAGGTGTACGAAAATGTGATGGTTCTGTTCAGTAGCAGGTTCAGTTTTGGCCATATTGTTTCTGTTCTCAACTGTGGGAAGCAATTTTGTGCAGTTTTGGTACCCCTAATAGGGCAATGATGACAAAATTAGAATTTAAATTAATGTAGTGCCTTGGCGGGCCAACTTTTTGTTGCAGTCATGCATACCCTTGTGAATAAAAATACATGATCTGAGCCCTACCAGTCCAGTTTTCAGCTTTGTCCAATGCTGTCTCCAAAATGCAGTGTCCTCGGCGTGTCCCCCATGTGTCccctataaataaataattattatgAATTAAAATACCACGTAGCGTGTCGAATACGTATTTGGGCGTGTCCCCATGTCCAATACGTGTTTGGTGTCTATGTTCTGTTCAGTTTCTTTTGGTTTCTGCAGTGGTGTTTGTAATGGCATAgaactgggtcatttggcctaTGATGATACTTCTATGTGCCTCTGAATCAATCCTGATAAGTAAATGGCTATGACGAAATTTTGCTGAGCCACCTGTTACTGACTTCCCAAACGACGCCATATAGCCAGGCCCACGGACTAGAAGGGGGATATCACAATTGAATCTGGGCTGTTTTCTGTTTACAGCAGTTTGATGTTCTGCAGTTTAATGTTCTGCACTTTCTGGTTTGTTGCTTGTTGTATATGGATTGTTATAGCTTAATTCTGCAGTTTTGAAGGCTGGACATTAGTACTGCTCTTTCCTGTTCATCAGAATGGCATGCAGTTTTGTAGTTTTTGGATACTGCAGTTTTGTTCTGTTCTGGTGCAGCTATTTCTTATGTTGTGGTTCTGCAGTATGGGAGggggtgttgtgtgtgtgtgtgtgtgtgtgtgtgtagcaggtgcaatgtgtgtgtgtgtgtagcatgtgcagagagagagtgtgtgtgtgtccagTTTTCTGCTCTGTCCAGTTTTAAGCAAGCTGTATCTGTGTTGTCTTCCAGTTTGTTCTTCTATTGTAAGTGGTTCTTCATAGGGCAATGATGAAAAAATGACAATATAACTGAAGGTTGTGGCATGGCGGGGCAACTTTTGGTTGCAGCCATGCGTACCCTCTTGCGTTTCGTAATAATTTACTGAGCCCATTACGATTTCTGATCTGTCCACTTGACGAGTTGAAAGGTTTCTGCACTTCACATTATGTTCTGTTCTGGTTTAGTTTAGTTATGTTCTGTTCTGGTTCTGGTTCTGGTTCTGGTTCTGGTTCCGGTTCTGCTGTATTGTTAAGTTCAGGTTATGCAGTATGGGAGGGgatgttgtgtgtgtgtgtagcaggtgcaatgtgtgtgtgtgtgtgtagcaggtgCAGGgggattgtgtgtgtgtgtagcaggtgCATTTATGTGTAGCAGGTGCATTTATGGTCTCTGTGTGTGGCAATGGCAATGGTTGAGTTTGGTCTCTGTCTGTGTGGGAGGTTCTGTTTTATAGCAGGTTATGTTTTGGCCATATTCTTTCTGTTCTCAACTGTGGGAAGCAATTTTGTGCAGTTTTGGTACCCCTAATAGGGCAATGATGACAAAATTAGAATGTAAATGAATGTAGTGCTTTGGCGGGGCAACTTTTTGTTGCAGCCATGCATACCCTTGTGAATAAAAATACATGATCTGAGCCCTATCACCCCAGTTTTCAGCTGTGTCCAATGGTGTGTCCAAATTGCAGTGTCCTCAACGTGTCCCCTATAAAAGCAAATAATTATTATTGGATACGCCACATCGCATGTCCAATACGTATTTGggcgtgtccccgccgtgtccccgtgtccaatacgtgtttGCTGTGGTGTTTGGACATGTTTCAATCACTTAACTGCACTTGCACAATTTCTTTAGCATCACTGGTGGGTATGATGACATTGTTCTGAGCCAAGGCCATGGTTTTATGTTAATTTCTGTTGGTGGTTATGATGAAAAGTTGTTTTGTGACCTGTTCCTTCCACTTTTCTGTGCAGTTGATTTCAATTCTGTGGGCAACTGTGTTGCTAGTTCAATGGGCAGTTTGTGGGCTGTTTTTGCAGGTTACTTAGTCATGTAGGAGGGGGGATATCATAATCCCCCTTCACAATTCTGcttccaaacaggccctaaagGTTACAGTTTTGGCAAGGGTTTTGTTTCTGTTTGCTAGACTGTTTCTGTTTGCAGTTTTGGCATGAGGTTGTAAACTAAATGGCTATGATGAATAAGTTCTGAGCCAAATGACATAAGAGAAGGCTATGGTCTCATGCTTCCTGAGCCTACTACGATTTCTGATTTGTCCACTTGAGGAGTTGAATGGTTTCTACAGTTGACATTATATATGTACTGGTGTAGTTCTGAAGTTTTGTTCTGTTTTGCTTCTGCAGTTTGGTTAAGTTCTGGTACTGCAGTTTGGAGGGGGTGTAGTGTGTGTTTGTGTCAGGTGCAATGTGTGCGGcaaagagtgtgtgtgtgtgtgttcaatTTTCTGCTCTGTCCAGTTTTAAGCAAGCTGTATCTGCTGTGTCCAATTAGCTGTTCTATATTCTAAGTGGTTCTGAATAGGGCAATGATGAAAAATAACAATATAAATGAAGGTAGTGCCTTGGCGGGGCAACTTTGGTTGCAGCCATGCGTACCCTCGTGTGTTTCGTACTAATTTTCTGAGCCCACTACGATTTCTGATCTGTCCACTTCAGGAGCTGAATGTTCTGTTGAGGTTCTGATCTGGTCTATGAAGCATGGATACGGGATACGGATACGACACGATACGGAACATTGAACATTCTATgattcttttaaaaatttcattttaacccCCGCCGTATCCTAAACGTATCCTGCCGTATCCCCCACGTATCCCTCGCGTATCCGAAACGTAtccgaaataaaaaatatttaatttaaatgcaggatacttatttgccgtatccgatacgtatcgggcCGTATCGGGCGCTGATAAGCaccccatcgatgccgaggtcaTTAACTCGGCGCTTGGCTGCCTGCCTCTGCCTTGGCTGTCTTGTTTTGCTCGGGCGAGTCTTGTTTTGCTCGGGCGAATCAGCTTCTGCCTTGGGCATCTCTGGTTCTGCTCAGGCGAaacaacttctgctcgggcgaaacaacttctgctcgggcgaaacaacttctgctcgggctgTTTCCACCTTGACATGCCTTAGGCCTCAAAGATTCCTTTATTTGGCGATTTATctacaaaacataaccaaagcactatacgagcaaacacgttaataataactaaaaagtaattaaatttgactaaaactagatactagcgcaccctacattacattctcgggtgcttatcagacGTGTATCCGTATCCCTCGCGTATCCGATACTCGTACGTGACTAGTTTtggagtatccgtgcttcataggatCTGGTTCTCCAGTTCTGTTTCTGTATGGTGTGTCTGGGTACTGTATTCTGTAGTTGAGTTTCTGTTCAGTTTCTGTTTTGGTATTTGAGACTGTTATTTTTGGTATGTCAGCTGTTTTTGAGACTGATTTTGAGACTGCTGGTGTGTGAATGTGGGGCCTGTGTATTGTCATGCTTTGGCATAGGTAATGCTGGCCAGTATGGAGTGTGGGATGTTGTGTTTAAGTGTTGAGCATGCCAATCCAGTTTTCAGGTTTCTGTTCTGCATTGTTTTCGTGGGCTGGTTTTTAACATATGGCTATGACGAAACTTTTCTGAGCCACCTATTCACAGTGAAACATCTAAACGAGCCTTTGACTGCTGGCTGTTTCTACAGTTTTTTGTGGTTGTTTGCTGTGTCCAAACTCTTGCTGCTGCAGCATGTGGCTGCCTGTGTTCCAGTTGTGGTTCCTGCAGTAGCATTTTTGGGACACTGTAGTTTTTGGACAGTGCATGAAAACCTGCAGTTTGTGAACTCAAACAATGTATTTTTCAATACCAGATGCTGTTTTTAGGCTGTTTTGTTGTCAATTTGTAACTTATATGTTGGCCATGATGATATAAAACGAGACAATTTGAGGTGAGTCACTTATCTTGGCGGGACAAGTTATGAGGGCCAACAGTTCAATCACCGTTCGGCAACATAATTTGTAGCCAAGTAGTGCACAATGCCGGTCGAATATATCTGAGCCATATTTATTTGTAAGCATACTCTACATATTGTTTGACAATAAATATAGTTATTGTTGTATCCAACTAGATTTGCAATGAGAAGTCAAGACAAAGATAAGTTTTGGGTGGTTTTCATTGGTCGTAAACCGGGTATATATACAAGTTGGACGACCGCGGAACTACAAGTCAATGGATACGCGGGAAACTTGAAGAAAAGGTACAACACATTAGATGAAGCGGAAGAAGCATTGTTAGCATTTCATGAGGAAAGATACCGGCTAATTCAAGACATGGAGTTGGCCCGAACCAAACATCAATCAAACGACGGTGCTTCGACATCCACAAGTGCTTTGGAAGTTCAATACCAACCTAGTCTAACAACATactttgttgtaatttttttgttaggtttcGTAAGTTGTATTTTATTGGCACATCTGTTCAATTCGGAGTAAAGTTGTAAGTTTTATTTCAAGAATTTGGACGAATTAGGTTGGGAACACTGTATAAGTTGTAAAAATTTCGTAAGTTGTATGTTTTATTTCATCAATCACGTTGGCATattgttttttggatattttgttcTCATAACTAACGTATGAAAGATATAAATTAtttgatggttcaaaatttcACTGCAAAACAATAGTACAATACAGAGCCCCAACAGAAGTACACCCTCTCACATCCATACATAAAACAAATTAGGAAGCCCATTGATTTATTCGTCAACACATTTATTATCATAACTTCAATTTATTCTTCCAATGGCCGCCTTAAACTTCGAACTTCTAGTTCTCCTCGGAAACAAAGCAATAGGCCCATCGATTAAAATGGGGAAATTGCCTGTCTCGTAAATGTCTCAGATGTCGTTGATCCTACatataaaagttaggaaaacatTAACAAAATTTACAGACCAATACTttatacaaaattgaaaaaacattGAAAAGTACTTACTTGGACAAATtcattccaaatttcatttGCCACCACTAGCTTGTTTTCATTTGGATTCCACCCGAACCCAGGACGCCTAAGCATAGCGTCTAGTATACGATAATCACTCTTCCATTTCTTGATCCTTCCTTCAATATGAATTTCGTTTATACCTGCTTGAGGGAAAGAAACTCGCATCTCATTTTTAAGAACTCCCAAGTAGGAAGGGCGAAACCCTCCGTTGTCGGTTCGCCAAACCCCCTGATCTACAAGGCTCGTAAGGTTTGTTAACAAtgcatcctcctcctcctcgctccAAGCCCGGCGTGCCATTGAAatgatgaagaaaataaatttacgAAATTAGGAAATGAATATGAGATGTGAGATGAGATATGGAAAATGAGTGCTATTTATAGAAACtttgatataattaatttgttgAACCTACTACTCACATGAATTCAACTAACACCCACATGTTTCCAACCACCATCTACTCCCCattcatttttataaattttggttttttaaaaaatgcataaaaTTTCGGTTCTAttacacattttaaaaaaaagaaaaaatttcgtACTTTAAACATTATTAACTATTTTTATTCAACATTTTCAACAAATAACCAGTTCAAACATTTTAAAGaaaacttattttattttatccaaaTAATCGGTACgtattttaacattttaaaatttcatcAAGTATAAAAATATTTCTCATAAATATAATAAAGCACTTAAAAACGAAatgtaaatattttatttattttatataattctTATTATATTAGTTAGGCacattttcaccaaaaaaatatgttggCCACATGCAAATTCACCTAACAAAATTGTTGCACACTTTTTCAACTACCAAACAATgtatttttgcaacaaaaaaaataaacagaatttttatttgcaaaaaacgatttttatcaaattaaaactgactttttattttataatattattaaattattaaattttttagtaaaaatatatattatggaTTAAAGTTTGAAAGattaattatatttgtaattaTACATATaacgtaatacataattaagTATGAGACTGCACAAGGGTAAAaaagtcatttgacagctttttacattATCCACCCTTCCTAATACCCCTTTTTATCCTACATCCAAACCAcgtactattttatcccccctttctaatactccatccaaaccaatcactatttaatcccccctccataaatatcacatcaatgcGGGCCATcccttattaaccaataccccctactatctaATCCCCCCTTCTTATATAATACCTCCAAACCTAATACCGCATCCAATCGAGCCCTTAGAGTATATCAGTGTGTCTTTTCTATTAGTTCATGGTTTCAGAACCCAAACATCTCGTTCGAAGTTTTCTTTATCAAAATTTCACCTTCTGAAAACTGGAGATTGCGGGAAATAAACTTGAGTTTGCCTTGCATTGTGGCCCTTCATGTAAAAACCCTACTCCTATCTATTTAGGCGAAGTCTGTGTGCATTGATTTACATGCACGGATTTTGATATAGACGAGTTAAGGTAATCAGAAATGTcacacacacagcaaaagtgcacagattttgtgtggggcccactacggatcccacacaaataatccaagccgttcattaaatgtaaaacattttttcaagggcctccgcaaaaaatcagctcaatccaacacctataagtgcttgattcaatcatctaacttttcattatcttgaaattcgaatgaaaagttaaatgattgaatcgagcacctatgagtatcggattgagctgattttgataatgaaaagttagatgattgaatcgagcacttataggtgttggattgagctgattttttgcggaggcccttgaaaaaatgttttacatttaatgaacggctcggattatttgtgtgaaaaaCTTTCACCACACAAATCAATTTTTCAAATTGCCTTCGATCACGGCCTATTTTCCTGAGCGTGCGAGGCCTCTCCTTGGGTCCTCATTTACAAgtccactagtgtgcaaagtcatttaagatggaaattttttttgtaactagACAATGTAGGATAAGATGCAAACATATaaatattttatgatgaattgcataatatgagagatttttttgaattatgattatatataattattatatatattgtagttgcagTAAATCTGAAACGGTACCCAATATCTGACCGATACTGGTatgtaccgtaccagtagaaaaatcggGACCCTGGCCGGTACAATATTTAGAACATTGGTCACTACTCACTAAACAGTTGTCACAGTtagggttggcaatggggcgggtagggggtggataccactatccccgtccccgatccccgaatcCAAATCCATCCCCATCCCCTCCCCGATCCCCACCggggaattatttttaccctccatcccctccCCAAACGGGGAAAGGAGATCCCCGTggggaatcggggatccaaCTAGAACCACGCAAAACTGGTATTCTTAATCCGGTATCCCTCCTGCAGCAAGATgccaagaacaaacaacacacgcAAAGCTCTTTAAAGCTTCGTTTCTTAGTCTCTCAACACGACGCTATTTCATGAGTTTCCAAACAAATGAGGAGAGATGAAAATTGGTTTAGTAAAGTGCAAACAATCCTACCAGGTATTCGGAAAAgttaaattaatgaaaaatgataaTACCAAcactatttttgtttgtgccaaaactctagtgcataaaagtcttgtacctTACACATAGTACAAATGCAACCATTTTTAGTACTTAGCTTGAGCAGCCAAGGAATACTATATATGGATAAGTTACGTGTCCGGATCAACTTACGttcatctcgattaattctacgGGCTCAATTCCACTGCCTACTTGTGGGAAGCCCAATTGAGGTTGGAGCAAAGCTCCATATGTATGAATTGAACCCAAATGAGTTAATAACACTTGAAGTTTCAAATCTGAAACTTTAGTAATAAGCAAACCTCTAAATTTTAGGCATTGACCACAAGGTACAAcctttggagaaatttttcagtgtcgggtggGTATCACGTCACCTGGCTAACGTGGTGCCCGAGCgggcacatccgagccgtcaaaaagtgtattggacggcccaaattgaaacactctctctcatttctctctctccaaatccaaaccatccAAAACTGAAATGAACGGTCTGAATGCACCAAACgaacaccacgtggtacccgcttgacactgaaaaatttctcataaccCTTGCGTTAGAAACTTTTAGAGCACCCAATACATTATACTGGGCGTACTCTTTCACTGCTACGGGAAAGGGTGAACTTCTTACAATTCAGTATTTTAGGTACTACAAAGCCCAAATTTTGAGCAGTGATGCCaattagagcatcttcaatccatCTTTAAAAGTCCATAATAGATAATGGATGTAACATattgaaggaaaattttataatttattctcactttttgcactttatgagagaatctaAGAGGGACTCATCGTACTTGTTAGAGATTTTGTCTCCAAAATAGGAATATGGTCTTCTCCAAATACGATTGGTCCCTCTTAGATTCTCTaataaagtgcaaaaagtgagaataaattacaaaatctcacTTCAATATGTCACATCCATTCTCTATTTTAGGCTTttagagatgggttggagataCTTAGGACCCTTGAAAATTGTGGTCTAAAGTTCGACTCTCATTTGTTGTCTACCAATTTATGTGTTTAGTCAGTTCATGTTGTACTTTATCTCAACTTTAATTGTTCCCTCTCCGCCTCCCTAGTGGATGGAAAAATTGGTTCTCCAAAATACTAGGCACATTGAACTGATTATCGAGTTATCAAAAGTTATATAGGTATTGTCCTTCAAGTTGCACGGACCCAAGGATTGGGTGGGACAAACGAGTAACGGCAGTTGTCAAATCCCATCGTTTCTTAGCGAGGAGTCTATTTAAAGGGATTGGGTGATTCTGCCGCGCTCCAAACACGGCAGGTGGTGCCGTGACACCAACAGTGTCGTTTTTATCATCTGATGATGGGGTCTAAAAATGCAGCCCTCTTGTTCCGTGTTTGGCTTAGCCCTTTCTTGGCATTCAAAGTTCCTTGCACACGCTCGAAGTTATTAGAGTCATATAACACCAAACATGTAAACCATATATACCTAAACATACCATAGAGATGTTATTTATATGATCCAAAACCGTTCATTAAAACCTAGCCTAGACTAAATGGCGTATTAAGCAACTACTTTTGGACTTTAGCCCGATTTTCTGCAGGAACAATCCCTTCCTCTATGGCTGCAAAAGTTGCATTCTTTGCATCCTCAACACGCAGCTTACGGTCTTCAAGTTCAGTCTCTGTCACAGCACCCACTTTAATGACAGCAACTCCCCCTGATAATTTGGCAATTCTCTCAGCGAGTTTCTCcgagtcatacaaagaatctGTCTCCGACAACTCCTTTTTAATCTGTGCAATCCTAGCCTGTATCTCATCTTTTGATGCAGAATCCCCAATTATGGTAGTGAAGTCCTTTGAGATGGTCACTTTTCGTGCCAAACCAAGCTGCTCAACCGTGGTGTTCTCAATAAGCAAACCCAGGTCAGAAGCTTGGAACTCAGCTCCTGAGGATGAAGAGGTAATTTATTACATCATCACATCACAAGAACGAGAAAAATGACCACTAATTTCTACCAACTAAGTTGACCATTGCAATAGAAATGAATCACATATCTGTAaagtagcaatatatatatatatatatacacacacacacacacacacacatttttcaaaatttgagggGGAACTCATGGTGTATGCACTCGAAAACAGTGacaaaagtacaaaacaagTAC contains the following coding sequences:
- the LOC131324888 gene encoding protein ALP1-like gives rise to the protein MARLNRKQKRKREEQEGLMALQAFMNAVIGVFRLYLFITSTFRPRRPELSPNPDFYQTHVNNINRLVRGSDADCHEQLRVNRQTFMRLCCLVRGVGLTDSRNVCLEERVAIFLWVLGHHTKQRRTKFEFYRSTETISRHFNAVLQAVLRLHRMLLETPNLVPANYEDNRWNWFQNCLGALDGTYVPVNPPAADRPRYRSRKGDIATNVLGVCTRDLKFVYVLSGWEGSATDSRILGNAMERPHGLRVPRGQYYLVDAGYTNGNGFLAPYRGQRYHINIWRQGHMPISKEEFFNMKHSAARNVIERSFGVLKMRFAILRSPSYYPIRTQCRIVSACCLLHNLIKREMPNDPIEHEYTAWEQAHVNDVPVDDNIVNVESSNEWTAGRDALAAAMYNHWLANGGGQVEGILP
- the LOC131324486 gene encoding uncharacterized protein LOC131324486 — encoded protein: MARRAWSEEEEDALLTNLTSLVDQGVWRTDNGGFRPSYLGVLKNEMRVSFPQAGINEIHIEGRIKKWKSDYRILDAMLRRPGFGWNPNENKLVVANEIWNEFVQDQRHLRHLRDRQFPHFNRWAYCFVSEEN